A segment of the Sulfitobacter sp. D7 genome:
GCCCCTTCGCCTTTGTGGTGCTGCCCTCTAACGGAGCCATGCCGCGCTGCCCAGCCCCCAAGCGGGGAAAAGGTCACTTTGCAGGCGTGACGATGCCGACGATCGGCCCCAGCGTGGTGAACCCCGCCCCGGTGCGGCGCAATCCCGGCGCCCGCAGGCGCGAGATATTGCCGTCGAAATACAGCGCGTTAGGCAGGTCCAGCTCATCCCGGTAGAGCCGGGCAAACTCATGAAAGGTGACCACGTCATTGGAAATCGCAAAGACCGCGCGTTTGCCATCGGTGCTGGTACCAACCCCATTGCGGATATAGCGCGAGGTGCTGTCGGGCAAAAACCGCGGATGCAAAGCGCCATCGATTACCAACATCGGGCCGGATTGCGTGGCAAAGCGGCAGGCGGGCCTGTTCCTAAGATAGCGCTTGGTCTCGATCACATCGGCGCGGCCATCGCGCAGGCAGAAGACGCCATTGGGCAGCAAACCAAAGTTGCCGGGCCCTGCGCTGTCGATCACGCCGCGCGCCTCGACACCCTCTTCGATGTAATGTCCGACCGGAGAGCGATCCTCGTGGTACATGCCCGCGTTCATGGCAAAGCCGAGCCGGAGGCCTTGCGCTTTCAGCGCTTCATCAAGCGAGCCGAAGAACCCATAGGGCGCGCCTGCGTCATCGTTGAGAAAGAGCCGCAGATCGTCACGCTCCAGATCGACCTCGCAAACGGTGTAGGAGCTGCCGTCGAACGTGATGTTGCGGCATTCAGCAGCGTCCGAAGGCGTGCCTTTCAGCGCGATCAGCGCCATTGCGATCAGACCGGCGCGGATCACTGATCCGGCGCGCTGTCTGCAGCGTCATCGTCTGGCGCGTCCGCATCGCGGCGCACCACATCTTGGTTCAGCATCCGGCGCGTGTCGTCCATCCGGTCGAATGTCCGATCCAATTGGAACCGCAGATCAGGAGAGAACTTGAGCGTGAGTTTCTTAGCCACTTGCCGGCGCAATTCGTTCTTATTGCGCGCCAGCAGTTTGAGCACCTCATCCTGACCTTCACCGCCCAGCGGCAGCACATAGGCCGTTGCGATCTTGAGATCAGGAGAGATGCGCACCTCGCCCACGGTGATCGACAGCCGGTTGAGATCGGTGTCATGCACGTCCCCACGTGCGAGAACATCAGACAAGGCGCGGCGGACGGTTTCGCCCACGCGGAGTTGTCGTTGCGACGGGCCTGCGCCCTCATGAAACTTGTTCTTTGCCATGAACCCCATCTAAGGCTTCGGTTGCACTTTGCCAAGCGCTCGCCGACGGGCTAAACCAGCCGAGCCATTCATGCCCCCGAACCGCAGGAGTTACCTCATGACACAGACCCCCGGCATCGCCGTTACAGGCGCCTCTGGCCGCATGGGCCAAATGTTGATCCGTGAGATCACCGCCAGCGACAAGATGCATCTGGCCGCAGCGGTAGAGCGGACGGGTCATGATTGGGTGGGGCGCGATGTGGGCGAGGCGATGGGTGGTGCGGCGCTGGGCGTCACCGTGACCGATGATGCCGCTGAGGCGTTTGCCAAGGTGCAGGCCGTGATCGACTTCACCGCGCCCCAAGCCACGATCGCCTTTGCCGCTGCGGCTGCGAAGGCCGGGATCGTGCATGTCATCGGCACCACCGGGATGACCGATGAGGAAATCGCGCAGCTTGCCCCAGCCGCCGAACAGGGGGCCATTATCATCCGTGCAGGCAATATGAGCCTTGGCGTGAACCTGCTGACACAGCTCACCCGTCAGGTCGCCGCTGCACTGGACGTGGATTACGACATTGAGATCATCGAATCGCACCACAACCAGAAAGTCGATGCCCCCTCTGGCACGGCTCTGATGCTGGGCGAAGCCGCCGCCGAAGGGCGCGGCGTAAAGCTGGCTGATGTGTCAGACCGGGGCCGCGATGGGATCACCGGCGCGCGGCAGCAGGGCGATATCGGTTTCACCGCGATCCGGGGCGGTGACATCGTGGGGGAGCATGACGTGATGTTCGCCGCCGCCGGGGAGCGGATCATCCTGCGCCACATCGCTTCCGACCGGGCGCTCTTTGCGCGGGGCGCGCTGAAGGCCGCGCTTTGGGGGCAGGGGCAGACGCCGGGCGAATATGACATGCTTGATGTGCTGGGCCTGAAACGCTGAACCAGATGCAGATTATCTGAAACTTTACCTCTTTTGCTTACGTGAATGCTAAAGGCAATTCACCAAGGGAGGTTTCGATGAGGATTACCTTTGCACTCGCCGCGACTGCGGTGCTGGCGCTAAGCGGCCTGCCCGCGGCGGCGGAGTATGCCCGTATTCAGAGCAAGTCAGATTTTGTCGCGGCAGTGAATGGCAAAAGGCTGACCCGTCCGCTCGTCAATCTGCAGGTGACCCCCGGCGGGGCCATCGCTGGCAAGGGGGCCGCTTGGCAGATCACCGGCAGTTGGTCGTGGAAAGACGGCTATTTCTGCCGCACGCTGGTTTGGGGCGGCAAGGATTTGGGCTATAATTGCCAAGTCGTGATGCGCGATGGCGCGAAACTCCGCTTCACCTCTGACAAGGGTGCGGGCGAGTCGGCGGTGCTGACCCTGCGCTAAGGCCGCTTAGAAATCGACGGCGATGCCTTTTTTCTCCCAATCGCCATAGCGCACCGGCTCCGGCCCATCGCGCCCGCCCAGTTCAGCGGGCAGGTCCAGCGCGGCTGCGGTCTTGCGGCGCGCGGCGGCCTCGGCCAGCGCGCGCTGTGCGGCGGCAGGCAGATCGGGGCCGGGCTGCGGCGTCGGGTCATGCGGCGTGTCGGGGATCGGCTTTGGCCCCGGTTTGGGCTGCGGTGGCAGGTCCGGCGCGGGGCTAGGGGTTGGGTCAGGGCCGGGTTTGCTGTCGGGAATGGGGCGTTGATCGGGCATCATGGTCCTCTTGAGCCAAGTTCTCCCTTGATATACGTCGCGCGCTGGCCCAGACAACCCGGCAACCCCTCAAGCGAGACCCAGATAGGACATGACCATGGCAGACACAGGCGTTCAGGCCCGCAGAAGCGCGGTATATCTGCTGGATCAGATTTTGGGCGAAGAGCCGCGACTGATGTCGGAACTGCTCGCCTCCGGCGCGTTGGACAAGCTGCCCCCCGATGACCGGGCGCGGGCACAACGTCTGGCACAGGACACGCTACGCGGGTTGGAGCGTGCCGACCGGCTGTTGCAAAAACATCTGCAAAAGGCCCCGCCGTTGACCGTGCGCAACGTGCTGCGCGTCGGCACGATTGAGCTGTGTCAGGGCGGCGCGGCGCATGGGGTCGTGAACACGATGGTCAATCTCGTGTCGCAGCATCGCACGCTGAGCCATCTCAAGGGGCTGACCAACGCCGTGCTGCGCAAGATCGCCGCACAGGGGCCTGAGGCTTGGGGCGCCCTGCGCGCACCGCGCTTGCCCAAATGGCTGCGCGGTCCACTGGCCGAGGCTTGGGGCACCGACGCCATCGCCAAGATGGAAGAGGCGCATTTCGCGGGCGCACCGCTGGATCTGACCGCCAAGGGTGATCCGGCCGCCTTGGCCGAGGCCGTGGGCGGCACGCTCTTGCCGACAGGATCGGTGCGCGTAATGAACGCAGGGCAGGTCTCCACCATGCCCGGCTTTGCCGAAGGTGACTGGTGGGTGCAGGATGCCGCCGCTGCGATCCCGGTGCGGGTGCTGGCCCCGACGGAAGGTGAAACCGTGCTCGACCTCTGCGCCGCGCCGGGGGGCAAGACCATGCAGCTTGCCGCTGCGGGGGCCGTTGTCACTGCCGTTGACCAATCGCATCCACGGATGCAGCGGGTGAAGGAAAACCTTGCCCGCGTGGGGCTTAAGGCCAAGACGCTCACCAGGGACGCCCGTGCCGTAGAGGGCGCGTTCGACGCGATCCTGCTCGACGCGCCCTGTTCCGCCACCGGCACCATCCGTCGCCACCCCGATCTGCCCCATGCCAAGGATGGCTCGGAATTCGGGGACCTGATTGAACTGCAATCCGAGTTGATCGACCACGCATGGACCCTGCTGAAACCCGGCGGGCGGCTGGTGTTCTGTACCTGTAGCCTGCTGCCCGACGAGGGCGAAGTGCAGGTCGATGAGGCGTTGGAACGGCACGGCGACATGACGGTCGACCGCGCTGCGCTGGAGTTGCCGGGGGTCGCGGCTGAGTGGGTCACCGAAGAGGGCGGGTTGCGTCTGCGTCCTGACTTTTGGGCTGACAAAGGCGGGATGGACGGTTTCTATATCGCGTGTCTGCGGAAGGGCTGACCCTCACGCCCCGTCGGGTGGGGAGGGCACAGCGAGGTATGCGGATTTCGGTATCTCGACCAGGCCGCGCAGGCCCAGCGTCGCGGCATCCTCGGGCGTAAGCCCGGCGATGGCATCGAGGACCGCTGCAAATGTGGCTTCGCGATCGGTATCTGCCGCCGCGATATAGGGCAGGCCGGGCGTCGGCGTCGTGGTTTCCAGCACCCGCAAGCCACCCGCGAAAGCGTCATACCGCTGGATCAGCCGCCACGACACCCCGTCCAGCGCCGCAATATCCGCCCGCCCCTCGGCCACGGTTTTGGCGGAGTTCCGGTGCCCGTGGCTTTGACTGCGATCTGCAAACCAGAAACCCTCTGCGCTGCAATGCGCGTAGGCGGCGGCGTAGCCTGACTGCGAAAACGTCTGGTTGTAGGTGAACCGCGCCGCGCGAAAGTCGGAAATTGTTTCACGGGGATCATTGGCGCGGACCACGAAGACGCTGTTGTAATAGCCCTGCGGGCAGCCCTCAACGGCAAAGTCTGGTGTCCCGATCAGCGTAACATGGTCGTGCAGCCACAGGCGGTAGGGCATCCCGCAGGTTTGCGAAAGGGTCAGGTCGCGGGCTTTCCCGACCGCGAATTCCTCTCGCGCATTGTCCAACTCTTCCGGGGCCACAACGCCTCGCGCGCGCAGCCCGTCGCGGATCAACGCCCAGTAGCGGGCCGTGGCCGCGGCGGTTTCTGGCCGTAGGTACATCATCAGGCTGGCGATCATCGGTGCGCTCCGGTTGCGGTGCCCTTGTTTAGGCGGCACCCCTGCGGGCTGGCAACCGTCCGTTCCCCGCCGATCCCCCGGCGCGCGGGGAAAATCCGGTGACTCATTGCAGGGCCGCGGTTATGCTGCCGCCAAACGCCATCAGAGCGTCAGGGGCAGCTTGATATGATTAATCTTTCCAGCGTCATGGCCCGAAGGGTGCGGTTTTTGAACCGCTGGCACGCTTGGCGTGCGACCCGGGGCCGGGGGCGGGTGGCGGGTTTCACCGCGTCGCCCGAGCCGCGCACCATCGGCTCTTTCGCGCGGGGGCGGCAGTTGATGGCGGGCAATTACCTTTTTGCCGGCAGCCTGCTGACCGCGCCGCAGACCGCGATGTGGGATCTGACCCCGCCTGACCCTGCCTTTGCGGCGGAACTGCACGGTTTTGCATGGCTGGATGATCTTGCCGCCGTGGGGGATGCACGGGCGCGGGCGTCAGCGCAGGATTGGCTTTGGGGCTGGATCGACCGTTTCGGGCGCGGGCAGGGGCCGGGCTGGACCCCGGCGCTGACCGGTCGGCGGCTGATCCGCTGGATCAACCACGCACTTTTCATGCTGCGCGGGACGGACACCGCGCAGAGCGATGCCTTCTACCGGTCCCTCGAACAGCAGACCCGTTTCCTGTCAAAACGCTGGCGCGCCTCTGCGCCGGGCCTGCCGCGTTTCGAAGCGCTGACCGGGTTGATTTACGCGGGCCTGTCGCTGGAGGGGCTAGAGGAACTGGCCGATCCCGCCATCAAGGCATTAGCACGCGAATGTGCCAGCCAGATCGACGCCGAGGGCGGTCTGCCGACCCGAAACCCCGAAGAACTGCTCGCCGTTTTTACCCTGCTTACATGGGCCGCAGCGGCGCTCAGCGATGCAGGCCGCAGCACGCCCAAAGAGCACCTTACCGCGATTGAGCGTATCGCGCCGACCCTGCGCAGCCTGCGTCATGCCGATGGCGCCTTGGCGCGGTTTCATGGCGGCGGGCGCGGTATGGAGGGCTGGCTGGACCACGCGCTGGCGGCGGCCAAGGTCAAGACGCGGCAGCCTGATGGGCTGGCCATGGGCTATGCAAGGCTGTCGGCAGGGCGCACCAGCGTGATCGTCGATGCGGCGGCTCCGCCGGGCGGCGCGGCGTCGGGCAATGCCCATGCCTCGACACTGGCGTTCGAGCTGACCTCGGGGCGGCGGCCCTTGGTGGTGAACTGCGGCTCAGGCGCGTCTTTCGGGCTGGAATGGCGGCGGGCGGGGCGGGCCACGCCGTCGCATTCGGCCCTGTCGCTTGTCGGCCATTCCAGCGCCCGCCTGGCGGAGCCCGACCCCCACAGCGGGACAGAGGCGCTCATCGCGGGTCCGCGCCAAGTGCCAGTGGAGATCGGAGAGGCGGCGGATGGGCTGCGTTTTGAGGGCGGCCATGACGCCTATCTGCGCAGCCACGGGCTGACCCATGCGCGGCGGCTCGAACTCACCTCGGACGGGCGCGGGCTGACGGGGGAGGATATGCTGCTGGCGATAGAGGGGGCAGAGAAGCGGCGCTTTGATAAGGTGTTGAGCGCCACGCAACTGAAGGGCGTGCCTTTCGACATCCGTTTTCACCTGCATCCGGATGTCGATGCCACGGTCGACCTTGGCGGGGCTGCAATATCCATGGCGCTGAAAAGCGGTGAAATTTGGGTGTTTCGCCATGACGGTACGCATAATCTGTCTTTGGAACCGGGGGTTTACCTTGAGACGACCCGGCTGAAGCCACGTGCTGCGCAGCAGATCGTGCTGACCGGATATGCCATGAACTATGCCACGCGGGTGCGCTGGTCGTTGTCAAAAGCGCAGGAAACTGCGATTGGCGTGCGAGATTTGTCGATCGACGATCCCTATGCTGATGAAGACTGACCAAGGAACCAGCCCCATGCCCGACCTCTATCCCATCAAACGCGCGCTTCTTTCCGTATCCGACAAGACCGGTCTTTTGGACCTTGGCCGCGCGCTGGCTGCGCGGGGCGTTGAGTTGCTCAGCACTGGCGGCACCGCTAAAGCGCTGCGCGAGGCGGGGCTTGAGGTGCTGGATGTGGCCGATGTGACGGGCTTTCCCGAGATGATGGACGGGCGCGTGAAAACGCTGCACCCGGTGGTCCACGGCGGTCTGCTGGCCCTGCGCGACAACGATGAGCACGTCGGCGCGATGACCGAACATAACATCGGCGCGATCGATCTGGTGGTGGTGAACCTTTATCCGTTTGAGGAAACCGTCGCCAAGGGCGCGGAATACGGCGAGGTGATCGAGAACATCGACATCGGCGGCCCGGCGATGATCCGTTCGGCGGCCAAGAACCACGGCTTCGTCAATGTCGTGGTCGATGTTGAGGACTACGCCGAAGTCATCGCTGAGATGGAGGCCAACGACGGCCAGACCACCTATGCCCTGCGCCAGCGCTTGGCCCAAACCGCCTATGCCCGCACCGCGGCCTATGACACCGCTGTCAGCACATGGATGGCCGAGCAGGTCGCAGGCACCCCGCGCCGCCGGACCTTTGGCGGCACGCTGGCGCAAACCCTGCGCTATGGTGAGAACCCGCACCAGCAGGCGGCTTTCTACACCGATGGCTCCACCGCCCCCGGTCTGGCGAACGCCGTGCAGCATCAGGGCAAGGAACTGTCCTACAACAACATCAACGACACCGACGCCGCCTTTGCGCTGGTCAGCGAATTTGACCCTAAAGACGGCCCCGCCTGCGCGATCATCAAACACGCCAACCCCTGCGGCGTGGCACGGGGTGAGACGATGCTCGACGCCTACAAACGCGCCTTTGACTGTGACCGTACCTCGGCCTTTGGTGGCATCATCGCGCTGAACCAGCCGCTCGACGGCCCGACTGCCGAAGCCATTGCTGCGATCTTTACTGAAGTCGTCATCGCCCCCGGCGCGGATGAGGATGCCAAACGCATCTTTGCCGCCAAGAAGAACCTGCGTCTGCTGACCACCGAAGGTCTGGCCGATCCGGCAAGCGCGGCACTGGCCGTGCGCCAAGTCTCCGGCGGGTTTCTGGTGCAAGACAAAGACGTGGGCCGGGTTAGCCGCGACGATCTGAAAGTGGTGACCAAGCGCAAGCCGTCGGATCAAGAACTCGACGACATGCTGTTTGCTTGGACCGTGGCGAAACACGTCAAATCCAACGCCATCATCTATGTCAAAGACGGTGCCACCGTCGGCGTCGGCGCAGGCCAGATGAGCCGGGTGGACAGCACCCGCATCGCCGCGCGCAAGGCCCAAGACATGGCCGAGGTGATGGACATCGACGCACCCCTGACCCAGGGCTCGGTCGTGGCATCCGATGCGTTCTTCCCCTTCGCCGACGGTCTGATCACAGCGGCAGAAGCTGGTGCCACGGCACTGATCCAGCCCGGCGGCTCCATGCGCGACGACGAGGTGATCGCCGCAGCGGATGAAGCGGGCCTTGCCATGGTCTTCACCAACATGCGCCACTTCCGGCACTAAGCGAAGGGCAGCACTATGCGGACATTCGGCATCGCGGCCTTCGTGGCCTTTCTCATCGACCAGATCAGCAAATATGTGGTCATTCACATGATGGAACTGGCACGTATCCGCTCCATCGAAGTGCTGCCTCCGGTGCTGAATTTCCGCTATGGCGAAAACCGGGGCATCAACTTTGGCCTCGGGGGTGACATGAGCCAATGGGTGCTGGTCGTGGTGGCGCTGGTGATCTGCGCGGGCGTCACTCTGTGGCTCTGGCGCAGCCCGCATGGGCGGTGGGCACAGCTGAGCGGCGGCCTGTTGGTCGGCGGGGCGCTGGCGAATGTGGCGGACCGGCTGATCTATGGCTATGTGCTGGATTTCCTGAACAACTCTTGCTGTGGCATCAACAACCCTTTCGTCTACAACTTGGCGGATGTCTTTATCTTCGCAGGTGCCTTGGGGCTGATCCTCTTTACCGGAGAGCCAAAAAGCGCGCCCAAGCGCCGGGGCAAAAAAGGTCAGTGACATTGCCCGCTTGCCTGCGATATTGAACAAGCAGACCCCGAAAGGAGACACCATGCGTCGCATTGCCCTCATCAGCTTGATCCCGCTGGCCCTCGCCGCCTGCAGCAATCAGGGCCTTCGCGATTTGCAGCCTGTTTCTGATGGGCCGGATGAATTCCTGATCCAGCCGGTCAAGCCATTGGAGCGGCCCGACAATCTGAACGCGCTGCCCGCCCCCGCGCCGGGGCAGGCGAACCTGACAGATCGGTCGGCGGTGGCCGAAGGTGTGGCCGCATTTGGCGGACGTTTGGACACTTCTACCGCCATCCCCGCAGGGGACGCCGCACTGGTGCAGCACGCAGGCCGGATGGGTGTACAGCCCGGTATTCGGGCCGACTTGGCCCAGTCTGATGCGGAGTTCCGCAAGGGCAGAGGGCGCTTCACCCAGTTCCGCATCGTGCCGGTGGACCGCTACAGCCAAGCCTATAAGCGCCAAACCCTTGACGCCCATACT
Coding sequences within it:
- a CDS encoding phosphodiester glycosidase family protein — encoded protein: MIRAGLIAMALIALKGTPSDAAECRNITFDGSSYTVCEVDLERDDLRLFLNDDAGAPYGFFGSLDEALKAQGLRLGFAMNAGMYHEDRSPVGHYIEEGVEARGVIDSAGPGNFGLLPNGVFCLRDGRADVIETKRYLRNRPACRFATQSGPMLVIDGALHPRFLPDSTSRYIRNGVGTSTDGKRAVFAISNDVVTFHEFARLYRDELDLPNALYFDGNISRLRAPGLRRTGAGFTTLGPIVGIVTPAK
- the rbfA gene encoding 30S ribosome-binding factor RbfA, coding for MAKNKFHEGAGPSQRQLRVGETVRRALSDVLARGDVHDTDLNRLSITVGEVRISPDLKIATAYVLPLGGEGQDEVLKLLARNKNELRRQVAKKLTLKFSPDLRFQLDRTFDRMDDTRRMLNQDVVRRDADAPDDDAADSAPDQ
- the dapB gene encoding 4-hydroxy-tetrahydrodipicolinate reductase — translated: MTQTPGIAVTGASGRMGQMLIREITASDKMHLAAAVERTGHDWVGRDVGEAMGGAALGVTVTDDAAEAFAKVQAVIDFTAPQATIAFAAAAAKAGIVHVIGTTGMTDEEIAQLAPAAEQGAIIIRAGNMSLGVNLLTQLTRQVAAALDVDYDIEIIESHHNQKVDAPSGTALMLGEAAAEGRGVKLADVSDRGRDGITGARQQGDIGFTAIRGGDIVGEHDVMFAAAGERIILRHIASDRALFARGALKAALWGQGQTPGEYDMLDVLGLKR
- a CDS encoding dihydrodipicolinate reductase — protein: MRITFALAATAVLALSGLPAAAEYARIQSKSDFVAAVNGKRLTRPLVNLQVTPGGAIAGKGAAWQITGSWSWKDGYFCRTLVWGGKDLGYNCQVVMRDGAKLRFTSDKGAGESAVLTLR
- a CDS encoding DUF1674 domain-containing protein, whose protein sequence is MPDTPHDPTPQPGPDLPAAAQRALAEAAARRKTAAALDLPAELGGRDGPEPVRYGDWEKKGIAVDF
- a CDS encoding RsmB/NOP family class I SAM-dependent RNA methyltransferase gives rise to the protein MADTGVQARRSAVYLLDQILGEEPRLMSELLASGALDKLPPDDRARAQRLAQDTLRGLERADRLLQKHLQKAPPLTVRNVLRVGTIELCQGGAAHGVVNTMVNLVSQHRTLSHLKGLTNAVLRKIAAQGPEAWGALRAPRLPKWLRGPLAEAWGTDAIAKMEEAHFAGAPLDLTAKGDPAALAEAVGGTLLPTGSVRVMNAGQVSTMPGFAEGDWWVQDAAAAIPVRVLAPTEGETVLDLCAAPGGKTMQLAAAGAVVTAVDQSHPRMQRVKENLARVGLKAKTLTRDARAVEGAFDAILLDAPCSATGTIRRHPDLPHAKDGSEFGDLIELQSELIDHAWTLLKPGGRLVFCTCSLLPDEGEVQVDEALERHGDMTVDRAALELPGVAAEWVTEEGGLRLRPDFWADKGGMDGFYIACLRKG
- a CDS encoding phosphate/phosphite/phosphonate ABC transporter substrate-binding protein, which codes for MIASLMMYLRPETAAATARYWALIRDGLRARGVVAPEELDNAREEFAVGKARDLTLSQTCGMPYRLWLHDHVTLIGTPDFAVEGCPQGYYNSVFVVRANDPRETISDFRAARFTYNQTFSQSGYAAAYAHCSAEGFWFADRSQSHGHRNSAKTVAEGRADIAALDGVSWRLIQRYDAFAGGLRVLETTTPTPGLPYIAAADTDREATFAAVLDAIAGLTPEDAATLGLRGLVEIPKSAYLAVPSPPDGA
- a CDS encoding heparinase II/III family protein, which translates into the protein MINLSSVMARRVRFLNRWHAWRATRGRGRVAGFTASPEPRTIGSFARGRQLMAGNYLFAGSLLTAPQTAMWDLTPPDPAFAAELHGFAWLDDLAAVGDARARASAQDWLWGWIDRFGRGQGPGWTPALTGRRLIRWINHALFMLRGTDTAQSDAFYRSLEQQTRFLSKRWRASAPGLPRFEALTGLIYAGLSLEGLEELADPAIKALARECASQIDAEGGLPTRNPEELLAVFTLLTWAAAALSDAGRSTPKEHLTAIERIAPTLRSLRHADGALARFHGGGRGMEGWLDHALAAAKVKTRQPDGLAMGYARLSAGRTSVIVDAAAPPGGAASGNAHASTLAFELTSGRRPLVVNCGSGASFGLEWRRAGRATPSHSALSLVGHSSARLAEPDPHSGTEALIAGPRQVPVEIGEAADGLRFEGGHDAYLRSHGLTHARRLELTSDGRGLTGEDMLLAIEGAEKRRFDKVLSATQLKGVPFDIRFHLHPDVDATVDLGGAAISMALKSGEIWVFRHDGTHNLSLEPGVYLETTRLKPRAAQQIVLTGYAMNYATRVRWSLSKAQETAIGVRDLSIDDPYADED
- the purH gene encoding bifunctional phosphoribosylaminoimidazolecarboxamide formyltransferase/IMP cyclohydrolase, with amino-acid sequence MPDLYPIKRALLSVSDKTGLLDLGRALAARGVELLSTGGTAKALREAGLEVLDVADVTGFPEMMDGRVKTLHPVVHGGLLALRDNDEHVGAMTEHNIGAIDLVVVNLYPFEETVAKGAEYGEVIENIDIGGPAMIRSAAKNHGFVNVVVDVEDYAEVIAEMEANDGQTTYALRQRLAQTAYARTAAYDTAVSTWMAEQVAGTPRRRTFGGTLAQTLRYGENPHQQAAFYTDGSTAPGLANAVQHQGKELSYNNINDTDAAFALVSEFDPKDGPACAIIKHANPCGVARGETMLDAYKRAFDCDRTSAFGGIIALNQPLDGPTAEAIAAIFTEVVIAPGADEDAKRIFAAKKNLRLLTTEGLADPASAALAVRQVSGGFLVQDKDVGRVSRDDLKVVTKRKPSDQELDDMLFAWTVAKHVKSNAIIYVKDGATVGVGAGQMSRVDSTRIAARKAQDMAEVMDIDAPLTQGSVVASDAFFPFADGLITAAEAGATALIQPGGSMRDDEVIAAADEAGLAMVFTNMRHFRH
- the lspA gene encoding signal peptidase II, with protein sequence MRTFGIAAFVAFLIDQISKYVVIHMMELARIRSIEVLPPVLNFRYGENRGINFGLGGDMSQWVLVVVALVICAGVTLWLWRSPHGRWAQLSGGLLVGGALANVADRLIYGYVLDFLNNSCCGINNPFVYNLADVFIFAGALGLILFTGEPKSAPKRRGKKGQ
- a CDS encoding DUF3035 domain-containing protein, which translates into the protein MRRIALISLIPLALAACSNQGLRDLQPVSDGPDEFLIQPVKPLERPDNLNALPAPAPGQANLTDRSAVAEGVAAFGGRLDTSTAIPAGDAALVQHAGRMGVQPGIRADLAQSDAEFRKGRGRFTQFRIVPVDRYSQAYKRQTLDAHTEAERWRNAGGRTPSYPPQDTRFR